In Prosthecochloris sp. GSB1, the following proteins share a genomic window:
- the secG gene encoding preprotein translocase subunit SecG translates to MHIFLVVLILIAAIMLIGVVLLQNPKGGGGLTSGIASLGTVQNLGVRRTGDFLSKATAILAGIIMVLAFVVQFTHPSRQTGNGGSILQKEAPIIPSPGEVPAPVKAPADAPAPAAPEELSK, encoded by the coding sequence ATGCATATTTTCCTCGTCGTGCTGATACTCATAGCCGCAATCATGCTGATCGGCGTCGTGTTGCTGCAGAATCCCAAGGGAGGCGGCGGACTGACCAGCGGGATCGCAAGCCTCGGGACCGTGCAGAATCTCGGCGTCCGCAGGACAGGTGATTTTCTGAGCAAGGCCACAGCCATACTGGCGGGGATTATCATGGTGCTCGCGTTCGTGGTCCAGTTTACCCATCCCTCGAGGCAAACAGGCAACGGCGGCAGCATCCTGCAGAAAGAAGCGCCCATCATCCCGTCTCCCGGCGAGGTTCCCGCGCCCGTTAAGGCGCCTGCCGACGCGCCAGCACCGGCTGCTCCGGAGGAGCTTTCGAAGTAA
- a CDS encoding PIN domain-containing protein: MLTLGEIQQGIARLAPGRKKTSLTAWLKDELEVRFAERIIPVTDAVALEWGDMPGNAEKNGQSLSAVDSLIAATARVYDLILVTRNIRDFNGCSIDIFDPWSMA, translated from the coding sequence GTGCTGACCCTGGGTGAAATTCAGCAAGGGATTGCCAGGCTTGCTCCCGGCAGGAAAAAGACATCACTTACGGCATGGCTGAAAGATGAACTGGAAGTGAGGTTCGCTGAACGGATCATCCCGGTCACCGATGCTGTCGCACTCGAATGGGGAGATATGCCTGGAAATGCTGAAAAAAACGGCCAGTCGCTTTCGGCTGTCGATTCTCTCATAGCCGCAACAGCCAGAGTGTATGACCTGATTCTGGTGACAAGAAATATCCGCGATTTCAACGGTTGTTCCATCGATATCTTCGATCCCTGGAGCATGGCCTGA
- a CDS encoding DUF2905 domain-containing protein: MFTDIGKMLVTLGIVAVLAGLVMMTAQKPSAPGFLKWFGNLPLDVRVVRENFSFYFPLGTSILLSVVLSILLYLVNKFIR, from the coding sequence GTGTTTACCGATATCGGAAAAATGCTCGTGACCCTGGGTATCGTTGCCGTTCTCGCGGGCCTCGTGATGATGACAGCACAGAAACCGAGCGCTCCCGGCTTCTTGAAATGGTTCGGCAATCTCCCGCTCGACGTCCGTGTCGTCAGGGAAAATTTCAGCTTCTACTTCCCGCTGGGAACCTCCATTCTGCTGTCGGTCGTCCTGAGCATCCTGCTCTACCTTGTCAACAAATTCATCAGGTAA
- a CDS encoding type II toxin-antitoxin system Phd/YefM family antitoxin, which yields MENWQIQKAKNRFSELLRKAQEKGPQTITRHGKAEAVLLSMKDYRKLMRKQESLTEFFQRSPLKGVGLDLNRGKDRGREVEL from the coding sequence ATGGAAAACTGGCAGATTCAGAAAGCGAAAAACCGTTTCAGCGAGCTTTTGCGCAAGGCGCAGGAGAAGGGCCCGCAAACCATCACACGTCACGGTAAGGCGGAGGCCGTGCTGCTTTCGATGAAGGATTACCGCAAGCTGATGAGAAAGCAGGAATCGCTGACCGAATTTTTTCAGAGGTCGCCGCTCAAGGGTGTCGGGCTCGACCTGAACAGAGGAAAGGACCGCGGCAGGGAGGTCGAACTGTGA
- a CDS encoding diacylglycerol/lipid kinase family protein: MMKYRKGILLYNGNAGREGEGVLDDVVGVLGDMVGDLVVYASRKQGDIEKKCSDLEGADVVFVMGGDGTLHELVNGFYRFDVSLPIGLVPAGTFNDFASTLNLPAESGAAARALRDAEPAAYDAILNDGRIALNFWTIGLPVHNARVVERAARKSSGALSYLRPRYLFKVIANFFDPAIFRYRIRIDGRELRGRSSMILVVNGRRIGGIPIPLDDISPQDGSLNVFIVEGKGLEILVDFFGEKNSANWNRLSRFVRHYAAREIEIMRPKNERVDTDGELYQATPGKLRIVPSRFTLLRARPSD, encoded by the coding sequence ATGATGAAATACCGTAAAGGCATACTACTCTATAATGGAAACGCCGGTCGGGAGGGCGAGGGTGTTCTCGATGACGTCGTCGGGGTCCTCGGGGACATGGTGGGCGATCTGGTCGTTTATGCCAGCAGGAAGCAGGGGGACATAGAAAAGAAATGTTCGGACCTCGAGGGCGCCGACGTTGTTTTCGTGATGGGCGGCGACGGGACGTTGCACGAACTTGTCAACGGCTTTTATCGATTCGATGTGTCTTTGCCCATAGGCCTCGTTCCGGCAGGTACGTTCAACGATTTTGCAAGCACCCTCAATCTTCCCGCGGAGTCAGGGGCGGCGGCCCGGGCGCTGCGCGACGCGGAACCGGCGGCGTACGACGCCATTCTGAACGACGGAAGGATCGCCCTCAATTTCTGGACGATAGGGCTTCCGGTGCACAATGCGCGGGTCGTCGAGAGAGCGGCCAGAAAAAGTTCGGGCGCGCTAAGCTATCTCCGGCCACGCTACCTTTTCAAAGTGATCGCCAATTTTTTCGATCCGGCGATATTCCGATACAGAATACGGATCGACGGCAGGGAACTGCGCGGTCGAAGCAGCATGATCCTGGTCGTCAACGGACGAAGAATAGGCGGGATTCCCATTCCCCTCGATGATATTTCCCCGCAAGACGGTTCCCTGAACGTGTTCATCGTCGAAGGCAAGGGGCTGGAGATTCTGGTCGATTTTTTCGGCGAAAAAAACTCGGCCAACTGGAACAGGCTCAGCCGTTTTGTCAGGCACTATGCAGCAAGGGAGATAGAGATTATGCGTCCCAAGAATGAGCGGGTGGATACCGACGGCGAACTGTATCAGGCCACTCCGGGAAAACTGCGGATCGTTCCTTCGCGATTCACGCTCCTTAGGGCGCGGCCTTCGGACTGA